In Streptococcus dysgalactiae subsp. dysgalactiae, the following are encoded in one genomic region:
- the thrS gene encoding threonine--tRNA ligase — protein sequence MIKITFPDGAVREFESGVTTFEIAESISKSLAKKALAGKFNGQLIDTTRAIEEDGSIEIVTPDHEDAYDVLRHSAAHLFAQAAKRLFPNLHLGVGPAIAEGFYYDTDNADGQISNEDLPRIEAEMQKIVKENYPCIREEVTKEEALELFKDDPYKVELINEHAGAGLTVYRQGEFVDLCRGPHVPSTGRIQVFRLLNVAGAYWRGNSDNNMMQRVYGTAWFDKKDLKAYLTRLEEAKERDHRKLGKELDLFMISQEVGQGLPFWLPDGATIRRTLERYITDKELASGYQHVYTPPLASVELYKTSGHWEHYQEDMFPVMDMGDGEEFVLRPMNCPHHIQVYKNHVHSYRELPIRIAELGMMHRYEKSGALSGLQRVREMTLNDGHIFVTPEQIRDEFKRTLQLIIDVYEDFNLTDYRFRLSYRDPEDTHKYYDNDEMWENAQAMLKGAMDDMGVDYFEAEGEAAFYGPKLDIQVKTALGNEETLSTIQLDFLLPERFDLKYIGADGEEHRPVMIHRGVISTMERFTAILIETYKGAFPTWLAPHQVTVIPISNEAHIDYAWEIAKTLRDRGVRADVDDRNEKMQYKIRASQTSKIPYQLIVGDKEMEEKSVNVRRYGSKATHTESVEDFVENILADIARKSRPDGQA from the coding sequence ATGATTAAGATTACTTTTCCAGATGGCGCCGTTCGTGAATTTGAATCTGGCGTAACAACGTTTGAGATTGCTGAGTCCATCAGTAAATCGTTAGCTAAAAAAGCTTTGGCTGGTAAATTCAATGGCCAACTGATTGACACAACCCGTGCCATTGAAGAAGATGGTAGTATTGAAATTGTGACACCTGATCACGAGGATGCTTATGATGTGCTTCGTCACTCTGCAGCCCACTTATTTGCCCAAGCTGCAAAACGTTTGTTCCCAAATCTTCATTTGGGTGTTGGCCCTGCCATTGCAGAAGGTTTTTACTACGATACCGATAACGCTGACGGCCAAATTTCAAACGAAGATTTGCCACGTATCGAAGCTGAAATGCAAAAAATCGTGAAAGAAAACTACCCATGTATTCGCGAAGAAGTGACCAAAGAAGAAGCTTTGGAATTGTTCAAAGACGATCCTTACAAGGTAGAGTTGATTAATGAGCATGCCGGTGCTGGTTTGACTGTTTACCGTCAAGGTGAATTTGTGGACCTTTGCCGTGGCCCTCACGTGCCATCAACAGGTCGCATCCAAGTCTTTCGCTTGCTCAACGTAGCGGGTGCTTACTGGCGTGGTAACAGTGACAACAACATGATGCAACGTGTCTATGGAACCGCGTGGTTTGATAAAAAAGACCTTAAAGCTTACTTGACTCGTCTTGAAGAAGCCAAAGAGCGAGATCACCGTAAACTTGGTAAAGAACTTGACTTGTTCATGATTAGCCAAGAAGTTGGTCAAGGTTTGCCATTCTGGTTACCAGATGGAGCAACTATTCGTCGTACTCTTGAACGCTATATCACAGACAAGGAATTAGCTTCAGGCTACCAACACGTTTATACACCACCTCTTGCTTCTGTGGAATTGTACAAGACATCAGGTCACTGGGAGCACTACCAAGAAGACATGTTCCCTGTGATGGACATGGGAGACGGGGAAGAATTTGTCCTTCGTCCAATGAACTGCCCACACCACATTCAAGTGTATAAAAACCATGTGCATTCTTACCGTGAATTGCCTATCCGTATTGCCGAACTAGGGATGATGCACCGTTATGAAAAATCAGGTGCCCTATCTGGCTTGCAACGGGTACGTGAGATGACCTTGAATGATGGCCATATCTTCGTGACACCAGAACAAATTCGTGATGAATTTAAACGTACCCTTCAATTGATTATTGACGTTTACGAAGATTTCAACTTGACCGATTACCGTTTCCGTTTGTCCTACCGTGACCCAGAAGATACTCATAAATATTATGATAATGACGAAATGTGGGAAAATGCGCAAGCCATGCTAAAAGGTGCCATGGATGACATGGGTGTAGACTACTTTGAAGCAGAAGGTGAAGCAGCCTTCTATGGTCCAAAATTAGATATTCAAGTGAAAACAGCTCTTGGTAATGAAGAAACCCTATCAACCATTCAGTTGGATTTCTTGTTGCCAGAACGCTTTGACCTCAAATACATTGGTGCTGATGGCGAGGAACATCGTCCAGTCATGATTCACCGTGGGGTTATTTCAACGATGGAACGCTTCACTGCGATTTTAATCGAGACTTACAAGGGTGCTTTCCCAACTTGGTTGGCACCTCACCAAGTAACGGTGATTCCAATTTCAAATGAAGCCCACATTGACTATGCTTGGGAAATAGCCAAAACACTTCGTGACCGTGGTGTTCGTGCAGATGTGGATGACCGCAATGAAAAAATGCAATACAAGATTCGTGCGTCACAAACCAGCAAAATCCCTTACCAATTGATTGTTGGGGATAAAGAAATGGAAGAGAAATCAGTTAACGTGCGCCGCTATGGTAGCAAGGCGACTCACACCGAATCTGTGGAAGACTTTGTGGAAAATATCTTGGCAGATATTGCTCGCAAATCACGCCCAGATGGACAAGCTTAA
- a CDS encoding glycosyltransferase, whose product MKVLLYLEAENYLKKSGIGRAIKHQAKALSLVGQDFTTDPNDDYDLVHLNTYGLKSWLLMAKAQKAGKKVIMHGHSTEEDFRNSFIFSNLLSPLFKKYLCQFYNKADAIITPTLYSKSLIEQYGVKTPIFAVSNGIDLEQYGADSEKEAAFRQYFDIKEGEKVVMGAGLFFLRKGIDDFAEVAQAMPDVRFIWFGETNKWVIPAQVRRLVNGKHPKNLIFPGYIKGEVYEGAMTGADAFFFPSREETEGIVVLEALASRQHLVLRDIPVYDGWVDQNSAELATDIPGFIQALTKILAGDSNKIDAGYKVAQSRRLETVGQALVDVYKKVMEL is encoded by the coding sequence ATGAAAGTTCTATTATATTTAGAAGCAGAAAATTATTTAAAAAAATCAGGGATTGGACGTGCTATCAAGCATCAGGCAAAAGCCTTGTCTTTGGTGGGTCAGGATTTCACCACTGATCCCAATGACGATTATGACTTGGTTCACCTCAATACCTATGGTTTAAAAAGTTGGCTCTTGATGGCTAAAGCGCAAAAAGCAGGCAAAAAGGTCATCATGCATGGGCACTCTACAGAGGAAGACTTTAGAAATTCCTTTATTTTTTCAAACCTCTTGTCACCTTTGTTTAAGAAATACCTCTGTCAATTTTACAATAAGGCTGATGCTATTATTACCCCTACCTTGTATTCCAAGTCTTTAATTGAGCAGTATGGTGTGAAAACACCTATTTTTGCGGTGTCCAACGGTATTGATTTGGAACAGTACGGAGCAGATTCTGAAAAAGAAGCTGCTTTTCGTCAGTATTTTGACATTAAAGAGGGCGAAAAAGTAGTGATGGGAGCAGGATTGTTTTTCCTTAGAAAAGGGATTGATGACTTTGCCGAAGTTGCTCAAGCTATGCCAGATGTAAGGTTTATCTGGTTTGGAGAGACTAATAAATGGGTAATTCCCGCTCAAGTTCGTCGCCTCGTAAATGGTAAGCATCCTAAAAATCTCATTTTTCCAGGCTACATTAAGGGTGAGGTTTATGAGGGTGCTATGACTGGTGCCGATGCCTTTTTCTTCCCAAGTCGCGAAGAAACAGAAGGCATTGTGGTTTTAGAAGCCTTAGCGAGTCGTCAGCACCTTGTTTTACGTGATATCCCAGTTTACGATGGTTGGGTTGATCAAAATAGTGCTGAATTAGCAACTGATATCCCAGGTTTTATCCAAGCTTTGACCAAAATTTTAGCTGGTGACAGCAACAAAATTGACGCTGGTTACAAGGTTGCCCAAAGTCGGCGCCTAGAAACAGTTGGTCAAGCATTAGTAGATGTCTATAAAAAAGTAATGGAGTTATAA
- a CDS encoding glycosyltransferase family 4 protein has product MRVGLFTDTYFPQVSGVATSIRTLKEELEKEGHEVYIFTTTDRDVKRFEDPTIIRLPSVPFVSFTDRRVVYRGLISSYKIAKQYDLDIIHTQTEFSLGLLGKMVGKALRIPVVHTYHTQYEDYVSYIANGKIIRPSMVKPLLRGYLKDLDGVICPSRIVLNLLEGYEVTIPKRVIPTGIPLEKYIRDDIKAEDVASLKEELGIAADEIMLLSLSRISYEKNIQAIINQMPTVLAKHSKIKLIVVGDGPYLETLKDLAMQLNVEQHVTFTGMVPHDRVALYYKACDFFVSASTSETQGLTYIESLASGKPIIAQSNPYLDDVITDKMFGTLYHAEEDLSDAIIDAIVETPVMDQQLLEEKRYEISAEHFGKSIYTFYLDTLIARNNKEPQKLSLYLNHSGKNSSLKLVQGAIHLPKRAVKATALTSVKVVKAPIKLVNAIKDFLD; this is encoded by the coding sequence ATGCGTGTAGGTTTATTTACAGATACCTATTTTCCACAAGTTTCTGGAGTTGCCACGAGCATTCGTACCTTAAAAGAAGAGCTTGAAAAAGAAGGCCACGAGGTCTACATTTTCACCACCACTGATAGAGATGTCAAACGCTTTGAAGATCCAACGATTATTCGGCTGCCAAGCGTTCCTTTTGTGTCTTTTACGGATAGGCGCGTGGTTTATCGTGGCTTGATTTCTTCTTATAAAATTGCCAAGCAGTACGACCTTGATATTATCCATACCCAGACAGAATTTAGCCTTGGATTATTAGGGAAGATGGTGGGCAAAGCTTTACGAATTCCTGTTGTCCATACTTACCATACTCAGTATGAAGACTATGTTAGCTATATTGCTAACGGTAAAATTATTCGCCCAAGCATGGTTAAACCTCTTCTCAGAGGCTATTTGAAAGACTTGGACGGTGTGATTTGTCCAAGTAGAATTGTCCTCAATCTACTGGAAGGTTACGAAGTCACTATCCCTAAGCGTGTGATCCCAACAGGCATTCCTTTAGAAAAATACATTCGTGATGATATTAAAGCAGAAGATGTTGCCAGTTTAAAAGAGGAATTAGGCATTGCTGCTGATGAGATCATGTTGCTAAGCTTGTCACGGATTTCTTATGAAAAAAATATTCAGGCTATTATTAATCAGATGCCAACGGTCTTAGCCAAACATTCAAAAATTAAACTGATTGTTGTTGGAGATGGTCCTTACTTAGAAACCTTAAAAGACTTGGCGATGCAATTAAATGTCGAGCAGCATGTGACCTTTACAGGCATGGTTCCTCATGACAGAGTGGCTTTGTACTATAAAGCTTGTGATTTCTTCGTCTCAGCATCAACTAGTGAAACGCAGGGCTTGACCTATATTGAAAGTCTGGCCAGTGGTAAGCCTATTATCGCGCAGAGTAACCCGTACTTGGATGATGTGATTACAGACAAGATGTTTGGGACGCTTTACCATGCTGAAGAAGACCTAAGTGATGCCATCATTGATGCCATCGTAGAGACACCGGTTATGGATCAGCAATTACTAGAAGAAAAACGCTACGAGATTTCAGCTGAGCATTTTGGGAAATCTATTTACACTTTTTATTTAGATACTCTGATTGCAAGAAATAATAAGGAACCACAAAAATTAAGCCTTTATCTCAACCATTCTGGTAAGAATAGTTCTCTTAAACTGGTGCAAGGGGCTATTCATTTGCCTAAGCGAGCTGTTAAGGCGACAGCTCTGACTTCTGTCAAAGTGGTCAAGGCTCCTATCAAGTTGGTCAATGCGATCAAAGATTTTCTGGATTAA